One genomic window of Streptomyces sp. WP-1 includes the following:
- a CDS encoding glutamate synthase-related protein gives MTDLHAPGFPRQQVAERARHGTASAFPEAAGYGTTMFGQGPPEPDVPLDAIDRTRLVPPVFVPRRLERLIDLGREPVVSDAELATTIGGFSAPLPVYVSAFGSTRVASGDLGQAVARQAGRLGIPMVIGENIVPVAGYGRMTETAPSSLLQRITEYAAAVPDGQGGVVVQQSTEDADAEVWNLVYSDPAVQPLLESGRLAFELKVGQGAKPGLGGMTLVPREKATALSAQYDLMDVFGAHSDAVLRCSSPGTFTDEILRHQIRLMRNNYPRCRVWVKLPPARDVGEAAAVAWAAGADAVGVDGAEGGTGWAPRAFLGHVGLPLAECLGRIDPQDHCLLVTGRIWEGARATKCLALGARAVGLGRAALAAVDEDPQSGLVNLVECLALEMRMLLSSLGKYEISELGREDLWSEERPGPR, from the coding sequence ATGACCGATCTCCACGCCCCGGGCTTCCCCCGGCAGCAGGTGGCGGAACGCGCCCGGCACGGCACCGCGTCGGCGTTCCCCGAAGCCGCCGGCTACGGGACGACCATGTTCGGGCAGGGGCCCCCGGAGCCGGACGTGCCCCTGGACGCGATCGACCGGACCCGGCTGGTGCCCCCGGTCTTCGTGCCCCGGCGCCTTGAGCGGCTGATCGACCTGGGCCGCGAGCCGGTGGTGTCGGACGCCGAACTCGCCACCACCATCGGGGGGTTCAGCGCTCCGCTGCCGGTCTACGTCTCCGCGTTCGGCTCGACCCGGGTCGCCAGCGGCGACCTCGGCCAGGCCGTAGCACGCCAGGCGGGCCGGCTGGGCATCCCCATGGTCATTGGCGAGAACATCGTCCCTGTCGCCGGATACGGCCGCATGACGGAGACGGCTCCCAGCTCGCTGCTGCAAAGGATCACGGAGTACGCCGCCGCCGTCCCCGACGGACAGGGCGGTGTGGTCGTCCAGCAGAGCACCGAGGACGCCGACGCCGAGGTCTGGAACCTCGTCTACAGCGATCCCGCGGTGCAGCCGCTGCTCGAATCGGGCCGTCTGGCCTTCGAGTTGAAGGTGGGCCAGGGCGCCAAGCCCGGTCTGGGCGGCATGACGCTCGTACCTCGGGAGAAGGCCACGGCGCTCTCCGCGCAGTACGACCTCATGGACGTCTTCGGCGCCCACAGCGACGCGGTGCTGCGGTGCAGCAGTCCGGGCACCTTCACCGACGAGATCCTGCGGCACCAGATCCGGCTCATGCGGAACAACTATCCGCGCTGCCGGGTGTGGGTGAAGCTGCCGCCGGCCCGCGATGTGGGCGAGGCGGCGGCCGTCGCCTGGGCGGCCGGGGCGGACGCGGTCGGCGTGGACGGCGCCGAGGGCGGCACCGGCTGGGCGCCGCGGGCGTTCCTCGGCCATGTCGGGCTGCCGCTCGCGGAGTGCCTCGGCCGGATCGACCCCCAGGACCACTGCCTGCTGGTCACCGGGCGGATCTGGGAGGGGGCGCGCGCCACCAAGTGCCTCGCGCTCGGCGCCCGCGCCGTGGGTCTGGGCCGGGCCGCGCTCGCGGCGGTGGACGAGGATCCCCAGAGCGGTCTGGTGAACCTGGTGGAGTGCCTGGCGCTGGAGATGCGGATGCTGCTCAGTTCGCTCGGCAAGTACGAGATATCCGAGCTGGGCCGGGAGGATCTCTGGTCCGAGGAGCGGCCGGGGCCCCGCTGA
- a CDS encoding ketopantoate reductase family protein — MDTAPDTAPATPWTIAVLGPGGIGGLLAALLSRAGHRVICLAGEDTARTLARDGIRVSSGQHGGFTARVEADTELREPVDLCLVTVKHTALDAALDRVPPRFARGFVLPLLNGVEHVAALRARYGDGQVVPAVIRVASARPAPGVVEHGSPFTEIDVAGADEARLAPLAAVLNGAGVKTRTVADENAALWAKLAFLAPFALLTTRYGLPIGGVRDEHPEELAALVEETTAVSRACGGPGDAAQVLARYDAFPAPSKSSMLQDAEAGRALELDAIGGAVLRAAERHGIEVPLVTRLVAELSDGTAVAPSA, encoded by the coding sequence ATGGACACCGCGCCGGACACCGCGCCCGCAACGCCCTGGACCATCGCCGTACTGGGCCCCGGAGGCATCGGCGGCCTCCTCGCGGCCCTGCTCTCCCGTGCCGGACACCGCGTGATCTGCCTGGCGGGCGAGGACACCGCGCGTACGTTGGCCCGGGACGGCATCCGGGTGTCCAGCGGGCAGCACGGTGGCTTCACCGCCCGGGTGGAGGCCGACACCGAACTGCGCGAGCCCGTCGACCTGTGCCTGGTCACGGTCAAGCACACCGCGCTCGACGCGGCGCTCGACCGGGTGCCGCCCCGGTTCGCCCGGGGGTTCGTGCTGCCGCTGCTCAACGGCGTCGAGCACGTCGCCGCGCTGCGCGCCCGCTACGGCGACGGACAGGTCGTACCGGCCGTCATCCGGGTCGCGTCCGCCCGCCCCGCCCCGGGCGTCGTCGAGCACGGCAGCCCCTTCACCGAGATCGACGTGGCCGGCGCGGACGAGGCCCGGCTCGCGCCGCTGGCCGCCGTGCTGAACGGCGCCGGGGTGAAGACCCGCACGGTCGCCGACGAGAACGCCGCCCTCTGGGCCAAGCTGGCCTTCCTCGCGCCCTTCGCCCTGCTCACGACACGTTACGGACTGCCGATCGGCGGTGTCCGGGACGAGCACCCCGAGGAGCTGGCGGCGCTGGTCGAGGAGACCACCGCGGTGAGCCGGGCCTGCGGGGGACCGGGCGACGCCGCCCAGGTGCTCGCGCGCTACGACGCCTTCCCGGCGCCGAGCAAGTCCTCCATGCTGCAGGACGCGGAGGCCGGCCGGGCGCTGGAGCTGGACGCGATCGGCGGCGCCGTACTGCGGGCGGCCGAGCGGCACGGCATCGAGGTGCCGCTCGTCACCCGCCTGGTCGCGGAACTGTCCGACGGCACGGCGGTGGCCCCCTCCGCCTGA
- a CDS encoding transglycosylase SLT domain-containing protein, whose protein sequence is MTMATTRTRIARLAVTGLATTGAAAAALTLVPTGAQAAEMPQVHASVVKASHTTAAKAGSGNNLDGWIKQSLAIMKAKGIPGSYDGLKRNIMRESGGNPNAQNNWDINAKNGVPSKGLLQVISPTFNAYHVSGTAKNITDPVANITAAANYAAHRYGSIDNVNSAY, encoded by the coding sequence ATGACCATGGCCACCACCCGCACCCGCATCGCCCGCCTCGCCGTCACCGGTCTCGCCACCACCGGAGCCGCTGCCGCGGCCCTGACCCTGGTGCCGACCGGCGCGCAGGCCGCCGAGATGCCGCAGGTGCACGCCTCTGTGGTCAAGGCATCCCACACCACCGCCGCCAAGGCGGGCTCCGGCAACAACCTGGACGGCTGGATCAAGCAGTCGCTGGCCATCATGAAGGCCAAGGGCATCCCCGGTAGCTACGACGGTCTCAAGCGCAACATCATGCGCGAGTCCGGCGGTAACCCCAACGCGCAGAACAACTGGGACATCAACGCCAAGAACGGCGTTCCGTCCAAGGGTCTGCTCCAGGTGATCTCCCCCACCTTCAACGCGTACCACGTCTCCGGTACCGCGAAGAACATCACCGACCCGGTGGCGAACATCACCGCCGCGGCCAACTACGCCGCCCACCGCTACGGTTCGATCGACAACGTCAACTCGGCGTACTGA
- a CDS encoding SWIM zinc finger family protein: MDPSPGLDPSRGLDPSPGPDPSPDSGPGPDSSASSGPGPSLAADITPRPRPGDIAREALRAARREALRVEAEAAEAERGGRRKAGRSVGAGAEARTTEGRGKGGPSSTRPAEHDPSRAARLKAAGEMRHFLKNAFRMPPETDAEVEDEPAPSPLPEHEHEHEPAHEPTVPHAPPTMATPHRDGEHRRTFPPFAPRGERAGDGPFAGTWWGNAWVTALERGALDAKRVARGRGYADQGHVDAITVTPGSVLAYVRGSRPRPYRVQVRVRPLADAEWERFLDAAVDRPGHIAALLDKELPQSLADCGVPLLPGPGDLAPRCSCPDSGHPCKHAAALCYQTARLLDADPFVLLLLRGRGERELLDALSRRSAARAARDGQERQPSALPGIRATEALAPRERPPLPPPAPVPAHPEQPPAYPAAPGGPDPFALDQLATDAAARAHALLGTGRDPVGELSLWQDAVRLAAARPGSGLTVTTRALYATLARATDRTPADLARAVAAWRQGGVEGLAVLEEPWDPPAGRFDRARPLLLAADLPAFRPWRNRLTHPLGHVQLRLGRDGLWYVYESEPGEEDWWPRGTPDLDPVGALTGLGTPDGG, translated from the coding sequence CTGGATCCGAGCCCCGGCCTGGACCCGAGCCGTGGCCTCGATCCCAGCCCCGGCCCGGACCCCAGCCCCGACTCCGGCCCGGGTCCCGACTCCAGTGCGAGTTCCGGCCCCGGCCCGAGTCTCGCCGCCGACATCACCCCCCGCCCCCGCCCCGGCGACATCGCACGGGAGGCCCTGCGGGCCGCGCGGCGGGAGGCGTTGCGGGTGGAGGCGGAGGCGGCGGAGGCCGAGCGTGGTGGGCGGCGTAAGGCTGGACGTTCGGTGGGGGCCGGCGCCGAGGCCCGTACCACCGAGGGCCGTGGCAAGGGCGGACCCTCCTCCACGCGTCCCGCCGAGCACGACCCCTCCCGTGCCGCGCGGCTCAAGGCGGCCGGTGAGATGCGGCACTTCCTCAAGAACGCCTTCCGGATGCCGCCGGAGACCGATGCCGAGGTGGAGGACGAGCCCGCGCCCTCCCCTCTCCCCGAGCACGAGCACGAGCACGAGCCCGCGCACGAGCCCACCGTCCCGCACGCGCCGCCGACCATGGCCACACCGCACCGGGACGGTGAGCACCGGCGCACGTTCCCGCCGTTCGCGCCCCGTGGGGAGCGCGCCGGGGACGGGCCGTTCGCCGGGACCTGGTGGGGGAACGCGTGGGTGACGGCGCTGGAGCGGGGCGCGCTGGACGCCAAGCGGGTGGCGCGCGGCCGGGGGTACGCGGACCAGGGGCATGTGGACGCGATCACCGTCACCCCGGGATCCGTCCTCGCCTATGTGCGGGGGAGCCGCCCCCGCCCGTACCGCGTCCAGGTGCGGGTGCGGCCGCTGGCGGACGCCGAGTGGGAGCGCTTCCTGGACGCGGCCGTCGACCGGCCCGGCCATATCGCCGCGCTGCTCGACAAGGAGCTGCCCCAGTCCCTCGCCGACTGCGGGGTCCCGCTGCTGCCCGGCCCCGGCGACCTCGCCCCCCGGTGCAGCTGCCCCGACTCGGGCCACCCCTGCAAGCACGCGGCCGCCCTCTGCTACCAGACGGCGCGGCTGCTCGACGCCGACCCCTTCGTGCTGCTGCTCCTGCGCGGCCGGGGCGAGCGGGAGCTGCTCGACGCGCTCTCCCGGCGCAGCGCCGCCCGTGCGGCCCGCGACGGACAGGAACGGCAGCCCTCCGCCCTGCCCGGGATCCGCGCCACCGAGGCCCTCGCCCCGCGCGAGCGCCCCCCGCTGCCCCCGCCCGCGCCGGTCCCCGCGCACCCCGAGCAGCCCCCGGCGTATCCCGCGGCCCCCGGCGGCCCGGACCCGTTCGCGCTGGACCAGCTGGCGACCGACGCCGCCGCCCGCGCGCACGCGCTGCTCGGCACCGGACGCGACCCGGTCGGCGAGCTGTCCCTGTGGCAGGACGCGGTACGGCTCGCCGCGGCCCGCCCCGGCTCCGGCCTGACCGTGACGACCCGCGCGCTCTACGCGACGCTCGCCCGGGCCACCGACCGCACCCCGGCCGACCTCGCCCGGGCCGTCGCCGCCTGGCGGCAGGGCGGGGTGGAGGGGCTGGCCGTCCTGGAGGAGCCGTGGGACCCGCCGGCCGGCCGCTTCGACCGGGCCAGACCGCTGCTGCTCGCCGCCGACCTGCCCGCGTTCCGGCCCTGGCGCAACCGGCTCACCCATCCGCTCGGCCATGTCCAGCTCCGCCTGGGCCGCGACGGGCTGTGGTACGTCTACGAGTCCGAGCCCGGCGAGGAGGACTGGTGGCCCCGGGGCACCCCCGACCTCGATCCGGTCGGCGCGCTCACCGGACTCGGCACCCCGGACGGCGGCTGA
- a CDS encoding DEAD/DEAH box helicase: MSGVVTTAERTAGSRTASAGDPVPVRLAALYLPAPLPREGRIAFWDPDGEPLPAAAGDPEELTVVRPHGATVRRRRVPALSLPLAAALPLLVRARRDPAAHPATACWGAAALHALRLVAWGRLLPGLTSGGQDAWRAGPLEPGDIAHLRAIAAALPPEGHAVPLPDPGPLRLPEPEALVRSFLDAIADTLPRTPAAAHACGRPFAAREPQSLPGAHAWAAEVAAGMDAGVRISLRLDLSAYDAFDTGASAGARAAGAAIVQVHSLADPTLVADAAALWAGEADTAFGPRARVDAALAVRRAGRVWPPLDRLAEQDVPDVLALSEEEVGDLLGLAASRLAAAGVAVHWPRDLARDLTATAEVRPAPGSATDGTGFFESADLLSFRWQLALGGDPLDEAEMDALAEAHRPVVRLRDRWVLVDPALVRKARRRELGLLDPLDALSVALTGTAEVDGETVRAVPVGALAALRDRLTAGLRPAEAPPGLAATLRDYQLRGLAWLDLMTSLGLGGCLADDMGLGKTVTLIALHLKRARSAPTLVVCPASLLGNWQREINRFAPGVPVRRFHGTERTLAEPDGGFVLTTYGTMRSAAAQLAGHTWGMVVADEAQHVKNPYSATAKALRTIEAPARVALTGTPVENNLSELWALLDWTTPGLLGPLKSFRARHARAVENGEDQEAVDRLGRLVRPFLLRRKKSDPGIVPELPPKTETDHPVPLTREQAALYEAVVRESMLAIETAEGIARRGLVLKLLGALKQICDHPALYLKEAGATDRLVHRSGKLALLDELLDTVLAEDGSALVFTQYVGMARLITAHLSARAVPVDLLHGGTPVPERERMVDRFQDGATPVLVLSLKAAGTGLNLTRAGHVVHFDRWWNPAVEEQATDRAYRIGQTQPVQVHRLVTEGTVEDRIAEMLAAKRALADAILGSGEAALTELTDRELSDLVSLRSTP, encoded by the coding sequence ATGAGCGGTGTGGTGACGACGGCCGAGCGGACGGCGGGTTCCCGGACGGCGTCCGCAGGGGACCCGGTGCCGGTGCGCCTGGCCGCGCTCTACCTGCCCGCGCCGCTGCCGCGCGAGGGCCGTATCGCCTTCTGGGACCCCGACGGCGAGCCCCTGCCCGCCGCGGCCGGCGACCCCGAGGAGCTGACGGTCGTACGACCGCACGGCGCCACCGTGCGCCGCCGACGGGTGCCCGCGCTCAGCCTGCCGCTCGCCGCGGCCCTGCCCCTGCTGGTCCGCGCCCGCCGGGACCCCGCCGCGCACCCCGCCACCGCCTGCTGGGGCGCCGCCGCGCTGCACGCGCTGCGGCTCGTCGCCTGGGGGCGGCTGCTGCCCGGCCTCACCTCGGGCGGCCAGGACGCCTGGCGGGCCGGTCCGCTGGAGCCCGGCGACATCGCCCACCTGCGCGCGATCGCCGCCGCCCTGCCCCCGGAGGGACACGCCGTGCCGCTGCCGGACCCCGGGCCGCTGCGGCTGCCCGAGCCGGAGGCGCTGGTCCGCTCCTTCCTGGACGCGATCGCCGACACCCTGCCCCGCACCCCCGCCGCCGCCCACGCCTGCGGCCGCCCCTTCGCCGCACGCGAGCCCCAGTCCCTGCCGGGCGCGCACGCGTGGGCGGCCGAGGTCGCCGCCGGCATGGACGCGGGCGTACGGATCTCGCTGCGCCTGGACCTGTCCGCGTACGACGCCTTCGACACCGGCGCGAGCGCGGGCGCCCGTGCCGCCGGGGCCGCGATCGTGCAGGTCCACAGCCTCGCCGACCCCACCCTCGTGGCCGACGCGGCCGCCCTGTGGGCGGGCGAGGCCGACACCGCCTTCGGGCCCCGCGCCCGGGTCGACGCGGCCCTCGCCGTGCGCCGCGCCGGACGCGTCTGGCCGCCCCTGGACCGGCTCGCCGAACAGGACGTGCCCGACGTCCTCGCCCTGTCCGAGGAGGAAGTGGGCGACCTGCTCGGCCTCGCGGCGAGCAGGCTGGCCGCCGCCGGGGTCGCCGTGCACTGGCCCCGGGACCTCGCCCGCGACCTCACCGCCACCGCCGAGGTGCGGCCCGCGCCCGGCTCCGCGACCGACGGCACCGGCTTCTTCGAGAGCGCGGACCTGCTGAGCTTCCGCTGGCAGCTCGCGCTCGGCGGGGACCCGCTGGACGAGGCCGAGATGGACGCCCTCGCCGAGGCCCACCGTCCCGTCGTACGACTGCGGGACCGCTGGGTGCTCGTCGACCCCGCCCTCGTCCGCAAGGCCCGCCGCCGGGAACTGGGCCTGCTCGACCCCCTCGACGCGCTGTCCGTGGCGCTCACCGGCACCGCCGAGGTCGACGGCGAGACCGTCCGGGCCGTGCCCGTCGGCGCCCTCGCCGCCCTCCGCGACCGCCTCACCGCGGGCCTGCGCCCCGCCGAGGCGCCCCCCGGCCTCGCCGCCACCCTGCGCGACTACCAGCTGCGCGGCCTCGCCTGGCTCGACCTGATGACCTCCCTCGGCCTCGGCGGCTGCCTGGCCGACGACATGGGCCTCGGCAAGACCGTCACCCTCATCGCCCTGCACCTGAAGCGGGCCCGCAGCGCACCCACCCTCGTCGTCTGCCCCGCCTCCCTGCTGGGCAACTGGCAGCGGGAGATCAACCGGTTCGCCCCCGGCGTCCCCGTCCGCCGCTTCCACGGCACGGAACGCACCCTGGCCGAGCCCGACGGCGGCTTCGTCCTCACCACGTACGGCACGATGCGCTCCGCCGCGGCCCAACTCGCCGGGCACACCTGGGGGATGGTCGTCGCGGACGAGGCCCAGCATGTGAAGAACCCCTACTCGGCCACCGCCAAGGCGCTGCGCACCATCGAGGCCCCCGCGCGGGTGGCGCTCACCGGCACCCCGGTGGAGAACAACCTCTCCGAGCTGTGGGCCCTGCTCGACTGGACCACCCCCGGACTGCTCGGCCCGCTGAAGTCCTTCCGCGCCCGGCACGCCCGCGCGGTGGAGAACGGCGAGGACCAGGAGGCCGTGGACCGGCTCGGCCGCCTCGTCCGGCCCTTCCTGCTGCGGCGCAAGAAGTCCGACCCGGGCATCGTCCCGGAGCTGCCGCCGAAGACCGAGACCGACCACCCGGTGCCGCTCACCCGCGAACAGGCCGCGCTGTACGAGGCGGTGGTGCGTGAGTCGATGCTGGCCATCGAGACCGCCGAGGGCATCGCCCGCCGGGGCCTCGTCCTGAAGCTGCTCGGCGCGCTGAAGCAGATCTGCGACCACCCCGCGCTCTACCTCAAGGAGGCCGGGGCCACCGACCGGCTGGTCCACCGCTCGGGCAAACTCGCCCTGCTGGACGAGCTGTTGGACACGGTCCTCGCCGAGGACGGCTCGGCGCTCGTCTTCACCCAGTACGTCGGCATGGCGCGGCTCATCACCGCCCATCTGTCCGCCCGCGCGGTCCCCGTGGACCTGCTGCACGGCGGCACCCCGGTGCCGGAGCGCGAGCGCATGGTCGACCGGTTCCAGGACGGCGCCACGCCGGTGCTCGTCCTCTCCCTGAAGGCCGCGGGCACCGGCCTCAACCTCACCCGTGCCGGGCATGTCGTGCACTTCGACCGCTGGTGGAACCCGGCCGTCGAGGAACAGGCCACCGACCGCGCCTACCGCATCGGCCAGACCCAGCCCGTCCAGGTCCACCGCCTGGTCACCGAGGGCACGGTCGAGGACCGGATCGCCGAGATGCTCGCCGCGAAGCGGGCTCTGGCCGACGCCATCCTCGGTTCCGGTGAGGCCGCCCTCACCGAACTGACCGACCGCGAACTCTCCGACCTCGTCTCCCTGCGGAGCACCCCATGA
- a CDS encoding sugar kinase produces the protein MTASTSVPRQAAAPRPGRPPEDPRHKARRRALTLLIIVLLIGVPAGYLVISANQSRNSGKDKEAKYSATGLTAGWPSKVQRRLYQVNVPRPADRIASYETNNWKTSRLYVQFRTNPAGLDTFLQSMGSRRDELKKGDIAVGSRDRKVSGWTFGGSGPWYGLTHTQKNPAPTQDVVVNMADPSFPMVYVVSRTVP, from the coding sequence ATGACCGCCTCCACCTCCGTGCCCCGCCAGGCCGCCGCGCCGCGACCGGGGCGGCCTCCCGAGGACCCCCGCCACAAGGCCAGGCGCCGGGCGCTCACCCTGCTGATCATCGTGCTGCTCATCGGTGTGCCGGCCGGTTATCTGGTGATCTCGGCGAACCAGAGCCGCAACAGCGGCAAGGACAAGGAGGCCAAGTACTCCGCGACCGGCCTCACCGCGGGCTGGCCGTCCAAGGTGCAGCGCCGCCTCTACCAGGTGAACGTCCCGCGCCCCGCCGACCGCATCGCCTCGTACGAGACCAACAACTGGAAGACCAGCCGCCTGTACGTGCAGTTCCGCACCAACCCGGCCGGCCTGGACACCTTCCTCCAGTCCATGGGCTCGCGCCGTGACGAGCTGAAGAAGGGCGACATCGCCGTCGGCTCCCGCGACCGCAAGGTCAGCGGCTGGACCTTCGGCGGCTCCGGCCCCTGGTACGGCCTCACCCACACCCAGAAGAACCCGGCACCCACCCAGGACGTGGTCGTGAACATGGCCGACCCGAGCTTCCCGATGGTGTACGTGGTGTCGCGGACCGTGCCGTAG
- a CDS encoding ROK family glucokinase: MSTYRDLTAPIGSRRAPVLRTVGTRERRSHLTAPRVPTVGIDIGGTKVMAGVVDADGNILEKLRTETPDKSKSPKVVEDTIVELVLDLSDRHDVHAVGIGAAGWVDADRNRVLFAPHLSWRNEPLRDRLSGRLSVPVLVDNDANTAAWAEWRFGAGRGEDHLVMITLGTGIGGAILEDGQVKRGKFGVAGEFGHMQVVPGGHRCPCGNRGCWEQYSSGNALVREARELAQADSPVAYGIIEHVKGNIGDITGPMITELAREGDAMCVELLQDIGQWLGVGIANLAAALDPSCFVIGGGVSAADDLLIGPARDAFKRHLTGRGYRPEARITRAQLGPEAGMVGAADLARLVARRFRRAKRRRVERYERYERYAQARRERDTA; this comes from the coding sequence ATGAGCACCTATCGCGACCTCACGGCCCCCATCGGCTCCCGCCGCGCCCCCGTCCTGCGGACGGTCGGCACCCGGGAGCGCCGGTCCCACCTGACGGCCCCCCGTGTCCCCACCGTCGGCATCGACATCGGCGGCACCAAGGTGATGGCGGGCGTCGTGGACGCCGACGGCAACATCCTGGAGAAGCTCCGCACGGAGACCCCGGACAAGTCGAAGAGCCCCAAGGTCGTCGAGGACACCATCGTCGAGCTGGTCCTGGACCTCTCCGACCGGCACGACGTGCACGCGGTCGGCATCGGCGCCGCCGGCTGGGTCGACGCGGACCGCAACCGCGTCCTGTTCGCCCCCCACCTGTCCTGGCGCAACGAACCGCTGCGCGACCGGCTCAGCGGCCGCCTCTCCGTGCCGGTGCTGGTGGACAACGACGCCAACACGGCCGCCTGGGCCGAGTGGCGCTTCGGCGCCGGGCGCGGCGAGGACCACCTGGTGATGATCACCCTGGGTACCGGTATCGGCGGCGCGATCCTGGAGGACGGCCAGGTCAAGCGGGGCAAGTTCGGTGTCGCGGGCGAGTTCGGCCATATGCAGGTCGTGCCCGGCGGCCACCGCTGCCCGTGCGGCAACCGCGGCTGCTGGGAGCAGTACAGCTCCGGGAACGCCCTGGTCCGCGAGGCGCGCGAGCTGGCCCAGGCCGACTCGCCGGTCGCCTACGGGATCATCGAGCACGTCAAGGGCAACATCGGCGACATCACCGGTCCGATGATCACCGAGCTGGCCCGCGAGGGCGACGCGATGTGTGTGGAGCTGCTCCAGGACATCGGCCAGTGGCTCGGCGTCGGCATCGCCAACCTGGCCGCCGCCCTCGACCCCTCCTGCTTCGTCATCGGCGGCGGCGTCTCGGCCGCCGACGATCTGCTCATCGGCCCCGCCAGAGACGCCTTCAAGCGCCATCTCACCGGCCGCGGCTACCGCCCCGAGGCCCGTATCACCCGCGCCCAGCTCGGCCCCGAGGCCGGCATGGTGGGCGCGGCCGACCTGGCCCGCCTGGTGGCCCGCCGGTTCCGGCGGGCCAAGCGCCGCCGGGTCGAGCGGTACGAGCGCTACGAGCGGTACGCCCAGGCCCGCCGCGAACGGGACACCGCATGA
- a CDS encoding ATP-binding cassette domain-containing protein → MTDDVTPGTTAGTTDETTPTAAAPALVELSGVGKHYGNVRALDGVSLQVHAGEITCVLGDNGAGKSTLIKMIAGLHQHDGGTLRIEGEETRLASPRDALDRGIATVYQDLAVVPLMPVWRNFFLGSEPRTGTGPFKRLDTALMRRTTREALLRMGIDLRDVDQPIGTLSGGERQCVAIARAVHFGAKVLVLDEPTAALGVKQSGVVLKYVAAARDEGLGVVLITHNPHHAYLVGDRFVLLRRGTMVGNHTRDEITLDELTAQMAGGSDLDVLRHELQRD, encoded by the coding sequence ATGACGGACGACGTGACGCCCGGGACGACGGCCGGGACGACGGACGAGACCACCCCGACGGCGGCGGCGCCCGCCCTGGTCGAGCTGTCCGGCGTCGGCAAGCACTACGGCAATGTGCGCGCCCTGGACGGCGTGTCCCTCCAGGTGCACGCGGGCGAGATCACCTGCGTCCTCGGCGACAACGGCGCGGGCAAGTCCACCCTGATCAAGATGATCGCCGGACTGCACCAGCACGACGGCGGCACTTTGCGCATCGAGGGCGAGGAAACCCGCCTCGCCTCCCCGCGCGACGCCCTGGACCGGGGCATCGCCACCGTCTACCAGGACCTGGCCGTCGTGCCCCTGATGCCGGTCTGGCGCAACTTCTTCCTCGGCTCCGAGCCCCGCACGGGCACCGGCCCCTTCAAGCGCCTCGACACCGCCCTGATGCGCCGCACCACCCGCGAGGCGCTGCTGCGCATGGGCATCGACCTGCGCGACGTCGACCAGCCCATCGGCACTCTCTCCGGCGGCGAACGCCAGTGCGTGGCCATCGCCCGCGCCGTCCACTTCGGCGCCAAGGTCCTCGTCCTGGACGAGCCGACCGCGGCCCTGGGCGTCAAGCAGTCCGGCGTGGTCCTCAAGTACGTCGCCGCCGCCCGCGACGAGGGCCTGGGCGTCGTCCTGATCACCCACAACCCGCACCACGCCTACCTGGTGGGCGACCGGTTCGTACTGCTGCGCCGCGGCACCATGGTGGGTAATCACACACGGGACGAGATCACCCTGGACGAGCTGACCGCGCAGATGGCCGGCGGCTCCGACCTGGACGTCCTGCGCCACGAACTCCAGCGCGACTGA